The following nucleotide sequence is from Aneurinibacillus soli.
CGTAGAAATTTAAATAGCACAAGGAGAGAAACCATGGAGAGTTACATGGATTATCTGAACGGACTGTACGGGTTTATTGCCGCGCTTGTCGTTACGATTGTTGCGACCCCGCTTGTGAAAGCTTTTGCGATCCGTATCGGCGCCGTAGATAAACCCAATCATCGCAAAGTTCACCAGCGATTGATGCCGCGCCTTGGTGGTCTGGCTATCTATATTGGTTTTGCGCTAGCTTATATGTTTTTCATCCCTTCATCTAAAGAAACATTCGGCATCTTTCTTGGCGGTAGTATTATCGTGCTCGTCGGTGCTCTAGATGATCGGTTTGAATTGTCTCCGAAGGTAAAATTGTTAGGACAAATTATCGCCGCACTTGTCGTTGTATGGTATGGGCTGCGGATTGAATTTATTAACTTGCCGTTTGAAGGCACACTTAATTTTGAATGGATTGCGATTCCGATCACGATTATTTGGATGATCGGGATTACGAATGCGGTCAACTTGATCGACGGTCTCGATGGTCTGGCTGCTGGTGTATCCGGCATTGCCACGGCTGCGATGATGATCATGGCCCTGATTATGGGCAACACGATCGTTGCGATTTACTGTATGATTCTACTGGGTGGGATTATCGGCTTCCTGTTCTATAATTTCCATCCGGCGAAGATTTTTATGGGTGATACCGGGGCGTTATTCCTTGGCTTTAACCTGGCGGCGCTCTCGATTATGGGCTTTAAGTATGTGACGCTGTTCTCGATTATCCCGATTTTGATTCTTGGGGTTCCACTTTCTGATACGGCGTTCGCCATGCTGCGACGCTTCCTGAACAAGAAGCCGATCTCGGTTGCGGATAAGGAGCATCTGCATCACTGCTTGCTTGCACTTGGCTTGTCACATCGTAATACAGTGCTTGTTATTTATGGCATCAGCATTATGTTTGCGACAGCGGCCATTGTCTTCTCACAGTCGACGCTGTGGGGGGCAGGCATTCTTATTTTGACGCTACTGTTTGTGTTGCAACTCGGGGCCGAATTGATCGGCTGGCTGGGAGAGAAGAAGAAGCCGCTGCTGAATACGGCACGAAGAATCCGGCAGATGAGAGCGGGAAAATAAATATGCAAAAAAACACCGTGCACTTTTGCAGGGTGTTTTTTTGTGCAAGGGAGAGAGATAGGATGAGGAAACGATGGATCGTAGTGGGGGTGGCGCTGATGGCTGCTGTTATTTTTGTATCATCGTCTATTCCGTATGACAGGCAGAACATTCAGCCATTGCTGGCGCGCATGGTGAATCAAGATCTGGTGACGCGCTGGTTCGGCTGGGTGGATTTTATGTATGGCACGAAAGAGATTAGCATTGCTCATGTAGGGGTCCCGGCTTTTCTAGAGTTCTTTATCCGCAAGGCAGCACACCTGATCTCGTATGCGCTGCTGGGCTATCTGATGAGCCGTCTGCTGGGCGTGCTGCGGTTGCACGGTTGGAGGAATGCTCTCTGTGCGATCGGATTGGCTGTCCTGTATGCGGCATCGGATGAGATTCACCAGATGTTTACCCCTCATCGTCAGGGAACACCGATTGATGTGTGCCTGGATGCGTGTGGGGCGGCTGTTGGGGTGTGGCTGGCGTGGAAGCGGGTCAATCACAGTGAGAGAAGCACAGGCAGAGATTGAGAAGCTGTCTATAGACGATTGGGTGATTCAGGAATAGTTGCAGTAACAAACCAAAAGGGAGAGGATTGCTTAGGCAGATATTCTCCCTTTTTTGCTGTCGATATATAAGGAATAACATTGATGGGAAATTACATACCCCCATCCTCTTCCTCCCTTGGAAGTTATGCTATACTAGCGATATTCCAATCACATCATCAGAACGCAAAAGTAGACATAGAATGGTTTTCTTCGAGGAGAGAAGAAGAATTGAACAAAAAAATTACCTTTGATTACAGTGGTGCTACGCCGTTCTTTTCACAACATGAACTGGACTTCCTGCTGCCACAGATCAAACAAGCGCATGAGATGATCCACAAGCGTACAGGGCCAGGTAGTGAGTATCTCGATTGGGTAGAATGGCCGCTTACATACGATAGGGAAGAATACGAGCGTATCAAGCAGATCAGCACAATCATTCGTGAACAAGCGGATGTACTGCTTATTATCGGGGTTGGGGGGTCGTACCTCGGTGCGCGTGCTGCCATCGAAATGCTGTGCCCGGCTTTCTATAATCAGCTCCCGCGAGCCAAACGAAATGGTCCAGAAATTTATTTTATCGGCCATCATCTTCATTCCGATTATATCGCGCAACTGCTAGAAATCATGCAGGACAAAAATGTGTATGTAAACGTTATCTCAAAATCGGGAACCACACTTGAACCAGCACTTTCTTTCCGCTTGCTTCGCGATTTTCTGGAGAAGAAGTATGGCAGAGAAGGCGCTCGAACGCGTATTATCGCGACCACAGACCGAAAAAAAGGCGCACTCAAGCAGCTGGCTGATCTGGAAGGATATGAAACGCTCACGGTGCCGGATGGAATTGGTGGGCGGTATTCAGTCCTCACCTCAGTAGGTCTTCTTCCGATGGCTGTCACAGGGATACAGATTGATGAAGTCATGCGCGGCGCTGCGGATGGGGTAGAGTTATATCGAGAGGCAGAACTCGCAGATAACTCCGCTTATCAGTACGCGGCGCTTCGTCAGCTTTTGTATCGCAAAGGCAAAACGATAGAGCTTCTTGCCAGCTATACGCCTTCTCTGCAGTATGTAGCGGAGTGGTGGAAGCAGTTATTCGGGGAAAGCGAAGGGAAAGATGGGAAGGGAATGTTTCCGGCCAGCATCCAGTTTACAACGGAACTTCACTCTATCGGTCAGTACGTGCAGGAGGGGCATCGCCACTTAATAGAGACGACGCTTTGGATTGAAGAATCCGCTGTGCAAGTGACGATCCCTAGTCTGGAAGACAATTTAGACAATTTACACTATCTTTCAGGCACAACATTTCATGAAATAAATGAGAAAGCATGTAAGGCGACGATTCAAGCACATGTCGCAGGTGGTGTACCGAACCTGAAAGTGAGTATTCCGGAAGCCTCGCCGTATTATTTTGGACAGATGGTCTATTTCTTTCAGAAAGCATGTGCGATAAGTGGATACATGCTTGGCGTGAACCCGTTTGACCAGCCTGGTGTGGAAGTGTATAAGGAAGAGATGAGGAATTTATTAAATCAGAATCAGACCATTATAACTAGGTAGCTTCTCCGACACCTCGATGTAGAAGTGTATATTGACAGAGTTATCGATTTTAGGGTTTATAAAATTCTGTATAATTAAAACAAACTGATAACAGTTGTTATAAATTTTGATGTTGTTTCAAGCGTATATGGAGGAGCGCTATGAAATATCAAAAATCAAGAGCGGGTACACATACAAGAGAGGTAGAACAATGACACGAGTGCTTTCATTTGTACGAGCGCTATTGCAGAGCCGACGCTTGATTTGGGAATTGGCAAAGAAAGATTTTCAGTCGCGCTATCTTGGTTCGTATCTAGGAATTATATGGGCGTTCGTGCAGCCGACGATTATGATATTGCTTTTTTGGTTTGTATTTCAGGTGGGATTTAAATCAATGCCTGTAGATCACTTTCCGTTTATCCTCTGGCTTATATGTGGTTTGATACCGTGGTTCTTTTTTTCAGATGCATTGAATAGTGCAACAATGTCGATTACAGATAATAGCTACCTTGTTAAGAAAATTGTGTTTCGAGTAGGAATTTTACCTTTTATAAAAATTATTTCTGTTCTGTTGATACATGTATTCTTCATCGGCTTTCTATTTATAGCATTCACAGTATATGGATATTATCCGAATCTATATAACTTGCAGGTACTCTATTATTCATTTGCCATGATTATGTTGGTGCTTGGATTATCATGGATCACATCTGCGTTGGTTGTATTTTTGAAAGATGTTGGACAGATTGTTGCGATGATTTTGCAGTTTGGATTTTGGTTAACCCCGATTTTCTATGCTGTGAAAGTTGTTCCTGAAAAATACCATACCATTATGAAGTTAAATCCGATGTTCTATATTATAGAAGGCTATCGAGATACATTTATCTACCATGTCTGGTTCTGGGAGCATTATAAGGTAACAGCATACTTTTGGAGCGTAACAGGGGCATGCCTGATCGTTGGGGCTATTATATTTAAAAAATTACGGCCACATTTTGCGGATGTATTGTAAGGAGATAAAGGAATGAATACAGAAAATGTGGCAATTCACGTTAGAAATGTAACAAAGACATATAGACTCTATAAAAAACCTGTAGACAGATTAAAAGAATCCTTGCATCCGGGACGCAAGACGTATCATACCGAATTTTATGCCTTACATAATCTTTCGTTTGAAATAAAAAAAGGCGAAACGATAGGGATTATCGGTAAAAATGGTTCAGGGAAATCAACACTGCTCAAGATCATTACCGGAGTATTGCAGCCGACGACGGGGGATGTACAGGTCAGTGGAAAAGTTTCAGCTCTTTTGGAACTAGGTGCCGGGTTTAATCCAGAAATGACAGGGATTGAAAATATTTATTTGAACGGCATGATTATGGGATACGCCAAAGAGGAAATTGATGAAAAGCTAGCTGACATTTTATCATTTGCAGACATTGGAGACTTTATAGGCCAACCTGTAAAGACATATTCGAGCGGGATGTTTGTTCGATTAGCGTTTGCGGTGGCGAGTAGTGTAGAACCGGAGATCTTGATTGTGGATGAAGCATTAAGTGTAGGAGATATTCGGTTTCAGCAGAAGTGTCTGCGAAGAATAGAAGAACTGAAGGGAAAAAAAACAATTTTATTTGTTTCCCATGATCTTGGAATCATAAGCAAATTTTGTGATCGATGCATTTGGATAAATGAAGGGGAACTATACGGTGATGGTGCCCCGGTACATATCGCGAAGAGATACCAGGCTTTTATGACAGATTCGCGTACGTCTACTTATAAGGAAAACAATGATAGTTATTCACATAACAATCAAAAACCTACATGGGAAATCGAACCGATTCAACCAGGACTTGATGTACTGGGGGATAATCAAGCGAAAGTCCTGGGGATTTCTCTGCTAGATCTCCATAACAACCGAGTATCAATGGTAAGTCCAGGAGAAGAGAGCAAGCTTGTTATACGTGTGCAGTTCAGCACGGAACTTGTATCTCCCATCATTGGTTTTATGATTAAAGACCGACTAGGAAATATTGTTACCCAATCTAACAATGCTGTTCTGGATAAAGAAATAGAAAATACAGGGGAAGAAATACAGGATTTCTGCTTTCAATTTAGAATTCCTTCCTTAAATAACGGATACTATACGATTTCACCAGCAGTTGCTTCCGGTACCATGGAGGATCATGTACAGCATTGCCTGGTGCATGATGCTGTAGTCTTTCAGATCGTAGACACGACAAGGTATCCCTTACAAGGATTTATTTTTATCGATGAGATTGATTTTTATAAACTAACATAAGAGGTTGATTCGATGAAGTTTACTGGAGAACGTTTTATCCCGGATATGCTTGATAATCATGAGTTAGAAGTGGAACACATGCAGCGATATATGTCGGTTTTGCCTGTGATAAAAGATAAAGTGGTACTGGATGCAGCCTGTGGAGAAGGATACGGCTCGAGTATGATGGCAGAGTATGCTGACAGGGTGTATGGAATTGACAGTAGTGAAGAAGTGATTGAGCATGCTACATCCAAATATTCGAGAGGAAATCTATTCTTTCAAACGGCTTCCATTGAGGCCATTCCGTTAGCGGATAACAGTGTGGATGTTGTTGTTTCGTTTGAAACCATTGAGCATGTTAAGCAAGACATACAGCATACCTTTCTTACGGAAGTAAAACGAGTGTTGAAAGAAGATGGGGTCTTTATCATTTCAACACCTGATAAGCGAGTATACTCAGATATACCCGGATATAAAAATGAATTTCATGTGAGAGAATTTTATCAGGACGAATTCGAATCTTTTCTAAAGCGATACTTCCCTGTCGTTGATCTGTACTATCAAGGTTTTCAAGTACATCCGGTTATTACCGCCCCTAATACAGCAGAACTTACCGTATTACAAACACAGGAAAAACAAATTAAAGAAGCCAAATATATGATCGCGGTTTGTAGTCACGACACCCATCTAAACCGTTCCGTAAACCTCGGAACAGCCATTCTTGATCCCGAACAAAACTATGAAAAGTTAACGAGTAGAATTGTAAGCCTTCAGGATGAAGTAGAAGAAAGAAACCATCATCTCCATTATTTAGATAATGAAATAGCGATCAGAGACCAACAAATTGCTTCCCTTGTAGAAAAAGCCGAACATGATCGGCTCACCAGCCAGGCTTTGCTTAAGAGTTATGAAGAACAAATAGAGAAATATAAGGATGGGAAAATACAGCTTGAAACAGAGCTTCATAATAAAAGGGGCCATATTGAGCTTTTATTGGAGCAAGAACGAATATTGCACAATATTACAGGCTCATGGGAATGGAGACTAGTTAAGAAATTTCATAAAATAAGGGATCGATTTTTTCCAAGAGGAACAAAGAGAAGATTATTTACAAAGCTCGCTTTGAAGACCATTAAAAACCCTCGACTAATGATAGGGAGAATAAATTCACATAACCTCAAAGTATTCTTGCGCCATCTTAAAACAAACGAGATTACCATGTTAGAGAATAAAGTACAGAATCAGATTACAATGTATTCCCCCTCAGAGAGGCCGGAAGTAAAGCTCATTGAGCCAGTAGATGTGCAGGAAAAAATAATCCTTCCTAAGCTGGATCATCCGCTTGTTTCGATTGTTATTCCAGTTTACAACAAATGGGAGTATACATATTCTTGCTTACGCTCCATTCTTGAGCATACGCAAAATGTCGCCTATGAAGTGATTCTAGCGGATGATATGTCTTCGGATGAGACTGTGAATGCGGCTTCGATCGTTGAGAACATGAAAATTGTTCGAGATGGTGTGAATAGAGGATTTTTGCTTAATTGCAACAATGCCGCCAAGTATGCCAGCGGTACATACCTATTGTTTTTAAACAATGATACGAATGTACAACCGGACTGGTTAAAGTATCTCGTTGACCTGATTGAACGTGACGAAACAATCGGCATGGTAGGATCAAAGCTGATTTATGGTGATGGACGCTTACAGGAAGCGGGAGGAATCATTTGGAACGATGCAAGCGGATGGAACTATGGACGACTGGATGATCCGGAGAAGCCGGAATATAACTATGTAAAAGAAGTGGATTATATTTCAGGTGCGAGTATTATGATTCGTACATCGCTGTGGAGTGAAATCGGTGGATTTGATGAACGGTATGTCCCTGCGTATTATGAAGATTCAGATCTGGCATTTGAAGTGAGAAAACGTGGATATAAAGTCGTCTACCAACCGAAATCGGTTGTGGTTCATTTTGAAGGAGTGTCACACGGAACCGATACAAACTCAGGAATCAAAAGTTATCAGGTAAGGAATAAAGAAGAGTTTGTAGAAAAGTGGAAAGAAGTTCTGGAAAATAGACATTTCCCGAATGCGGAACATGTATTCTGGGCACGCGATCGAAGTAGGGACAAGAAGACAATTGTAGTAATTGATCACTATGTTCCGCAGTATGATAAAGATGCTGGAAGCCGTACTACTTATCAGTATCTGAAGCTGTTTGTTGAGATGGGACTGAATGTAAAGTTTATCGGAGACAATTTTTATAAAGATGAACGGTATTGCTCTAAGCTAGAGCAGTTAGGCATTGAAGTATTATATGGTGACTGGTACCTGAGACAGTATAAAGAATGGATTAAAACTCATGGTCAAAAAATTGATTATGTATATTTGAATCGTCCTCATATCTCGATAAAATACATTGATTTTATTAAAAAACATACGAATGCACGAATTTTATACTATGGACATGACTTGCATTATTTACGAGAAAGCAGGGAGTATGAGCTTACTAAAAACCCAGCATTACTTGCATCATCTCATGAATGGAAGAAAATTGAACACGAATTAATTGAAAAAGCAGATGTAATCTATTACCCTTCGTATGTAGAAATTAATGAGGTCAAAAAGTACTTTCCTCATTCTCATGCGAAAGCCATTCCAGCCTATATTTTTGATCAGAAAAAAGTAGAAGCAACCGGATTTGAACAGAGAAAACATTTGTTGTTTGTTGGTGGATTTGGCCATAAGCCGAATATAGATGCAGTGTTGTGGTTTGTAAAAGAAATATTTCCGCTTATTGTTGCTAAAATACCGGATATTATCTTTTATGTTGTTGGCTCAAATCCTCCACCTGAGATACAAGGGCTACAGTCCAGTAACATTAAAGTTACTGGATTTGTGACAGATGAAGAACTTGAACACTATTACCATAAGTGTAGAGTAGTCGTTGTTCCACTACGATACGGAGCGGGTGTTAAAGGGAAAGTGGTCGAAGCGATATATTATCAAATTCCCATTGTAACGACATCCATTGGAGCAGAGGGACTGCCTGATGCGGAACAAGTATTGACAATTGAAGATGACGTAGCGAAATTTGCGGAAGCGGTAGTACGGATTTATGATGATGCTCTCTGGTATCAAGAAATGTTAAAGAGAACAAAAAGCTATATTCAAGAGAACTTTTCAAGCGAAACTGTAATAGGTGTAATAAGTGATGATATAAAGCCTTGAAATGGAGAAGATTATGGTTATTAAAAAATGTCCTTGCTGCTTTTCTATTCGTGTGAAAAATATAGTAACTGTAAAAGGATATAATTATTTTCAATGTAAAAGTTGCGGGAGTATTTATATAGATACTCAAATCATAGATAAGATTGATAATGGATTTGGGATCGTTCAATATACAGATAATTATTGGGAGACAGAGCTTGCTGATGCAAGAGAAAGGGCATATGGTGTGGCATTAGCCAGAATGGCTGAGGCATTTTATTACTCAAGAATTCCAATAAAGAGATTTCTCGATATAGGGTCAGGACCAGGTTATTTTTTAGATGCTGTTAGTAAATATTTGCCCAATAGTGAGCATATTTTTTATGCCATTGAAAAGTTTCCACCACCTTCAGAGTTTATAACAAAATCAGAAAATTATCTTGTAGGTGATCTGTCAGATGTAAACTTGAAATTCGACGGTGGAATTTGCATAGAAGTCATTGAACACATTACACCTAATATGTTGAAGAATTTACTAATGAACCTAGCGAAAGTATCGAATGAAGGAGCATTCTATATATTTAATACCGGAATGCCTGATTATGTATTGAAGGAAGATATGGGATATTTAGATCCAATTAGAAGAGGGCATATTGTCAGCTATTCTCTAAAAGCTATTGAAAAACTAGCGAAAGGTATGGATTTTACGGTTTTTCCATTGATAGGAAAATCATGGGCTTTTGGGATTGAGTATAAGACTAAATCGACTAGCTTAGAAAATATACAGGATCGGATTTGGACGGCTTTACCTGATAATTTGAATATTCTTTGTGATAAAGATATGGGAAGTGTATTGAGAATACTGGGACTTGAAACGAGCAGGGCTTATAGATGATTTTCTGATGACATGTAAAGATAAAGGGTGAGAGGTATGATTTTCCGCTCAAA
It contains:
- a CDS encoding glycosyltransferase family 4 protein, with the translated sequence MESYMDYLNGLYGFIAALVVTIVATPLVKAFAIRIGAVDKPNHRKVHQRLMPRLGGLAIYIGFALAYMFFIPSSKETFGIFLGGSIIVLVGALDDRFELSPKVKLLGQIIAALVVVWYGLRIEFINLPFEGTLNFEWIAIPITIIWMIGITNAVNLIDGLDGLAAGVSGIATAAMMIMALIMGNTIVAIYCMILLGGIIGFLFYNFHPAKIFMGDTGALFLGFNLAALSIMGFKYVTLFSIIPILILGVPLSDTAFAMLRRFLNKKPISVADKEHLHHCLLALGLSHRNTVLVIYGISIMFATAAIVFSQSTLWGAGILILTLLFVLQLGAELIGWLGEKKKPLLNTARRIRQMRAGK
- a CDS encoding VanZ family protein codes for the protein MRKRWIVVGVALMAAVIFVSSSIPYDRQNIQPLLARMVNQDLVTRWFGWVDFMYGTKEISIAHVGVPAFLEFFIRKAAHLISYALLGYLMSRLLGVLRLHGWRNALCAIGLAVLYAASDEIHQMFTPHRQGTPIDVCLDACGAAVGVWLAWKRVNHSERSTGRD
- a CDS encoding glucose-6-phosphate isomerase yields the protein MNKKITFDYSGATPFFSQHELDFLLPQIKQAHEMIHKRTGPGSEYLDWVEWPLTYDREEYERIKQISTIIREQADVLLIIGVGGSYLGARAAIEMLCPAFYNQLPRAKRNGPEIYFIGHHLHSDYIAQLLEIMQDKNVYVNVISKSGTTLEPALSFRLLRDFLEKKYGREGARTRIIATTDRKKGALKQLADLEGYETLTVPDGIGGRYSVLTSVGLLPMAVTGIQIDEVMRGAADGVELYREAELADNSAYQYAALRQLLYRKGKTIELLASYTPSLQYVAEWWKQLFGESEGKDGKGMFPASIQFTTELHSIGQYVQEGHRHLIETTLWIEESAVQVTIPSLEDNLDNLHYLSGTTFHEINEKACKATIQAHVAGGVPNLKVSIPEASPYYFGQMVYFFQKACAISGYMLGVNPFDQPGVEVYKEEMRNLLNQNQTIITR
- a CDS encoding ABC transporter permease produces the protein MTRVLSFVRALLQSRRLIWELAKKDFQSRYLGSYLGIIWAFVQPTIMILLFWFVFQVGFKSMPVDHFPFILWLICGLIPWFFFSDALNSATMSITDNSYLVKKIVFRVGILPFIKIISVLLIHVFFIGFLFIAFTVYGYYPNLYNLQVLYYSFAMIMLVLGLSWITSALVVFLKDVGQIVAMILQFGFWLTPIFYAVKVVPEKYHTIMKLNPMFYIIEGYRDTFIYHVWFWEHYKVTAYFWSVTGACLIVGAIIFKKLRPHFADVL
- a CDS encoding ABC transporter ATP-binding protein is translated as MNTENVAIHVRNVTKTYRLYKKPVDRLKESLHPGRKTYHTEFYALHNLSFEIKKGETIGIIGKNGSGKSTLLKIITGVLQPTTGDVQVSGKVSALLELGAGFNPEMTGIENIYLNGMIMGYAKEEIDEKLADILSFADIGDFIGQPVKTYSSGMFVRLAFAVASSVEPEILIVDEALSVGDIRFQQKCLRRIEELKGKKTILFVSHDLGIISKFCDRCIWINEGELYGDGAPVHIAKRYQAFMTDSRTSTYKENNDSYSHNNQKPTWEIEPIQPGLDVLGDNQAKVLGISLLDLHNNRVSMVSPGEESKLVIRVQFSTELVSPIIGFMIKDRLGNIVTQSNNAVLDKEIENTGEEIQDFCFQFRIPSLNNGYYTISPAVASGTMEDHVQHCLVHDAVVFQIVDTTRYPLQGFIFIDEIDFYKLT
- a CDS encoding glycosyltransferase; this encodes MKFTGERFIPDMLDNHELEVEHMQRYMSVLPVIKDKVVLDAACGEGYGSSMMAEYADRVYGIDSSEEVIEHATSKYSRGNLFFQTASIEAIPLADNSVDVVVSFETIEHVKQDIQHTFLTEVKRVLKEDGVFIISTPDKRVYSDIPGYKNEFHVREFYQDEFESFLKRYFPVVDLYYQGFQVHPVITAPNTAELTVLQTQEKQIKEAKYMIAVCSHDTHLNRSVNLGTAILDPEQNYEKLTSRIVSLQDEVEERNHHLHYLDNEIAIRDQQIASLVEKAEHDRLTSQALLKSYEEQIEKYKDGKIQLETELHNKRGHIELLLEQERILHNITGSWEWRLVKKFHKIRDRFFPRGTKRRLFTKLALKTIKNPRLMIGRINSHNLKVFLRHLKTNEITMLENKVQNQITMYSPSERPEVKLIEPVDVQEKIILPKLDHPLVSIVIPVYNKWEYTYSCLRSILEHTQNVAYEVILADDMSSDETVNAASIVENMKIVRDGVNRGFLLNCNNAAKYASGTYLLFLNNDTNVQPDWLKYLVDLIERDETIGMVGSKLIYGDGRLQEAGGIIWNDASGWNYGRLDDPEKPEYNYVKEVDYISGASIMIRTSLWSEIGGFDERYVPAYYEDSDLAFEVRKRGYKVVYQPKSVVVHFEGVSHGTDTNSGIKSYQVRNKEEFVEKWKEVLENRHFPNAEHVFWARDRSRDKKTIVVIDHYVPQYDKDAGSRTTYQYLKLFVEMGLNVKFIGDNFYKDERYCSKLEQLGIEVLYGDWYLRQYKEWIKTHGQKIDYVYLNRPHISIKYIDFIKKHTNARILYYGHDLHYLRESREYELTKNPALLASSHEWKKIEHELIEKADVIYYPSYVEINEVKKYFPHSHAKAIPAYIFDQKKVEATGFEQRKHLLFVGGFGHKPNIDAVLWFVKEIFPLIVAKIPDIIFYVVGSNPPPEIQGLQSSNIKVTGFVTDEELEHYYHKCRVVVVPLRYGAGVKGKVVEAIYYQIPIVTTSIGAEGLPDAEQVLTIEDDVAKFAEAVVRIYDDALWYQEMLKRTKSYIQENFSSETVIGVISDDIKP
- a CDS encoding methyltransferase domain-containing protein, translated to MKNIVTVKGYNYFQCKSCGSIYIDTQIIDKIDNGFGIVQYTDNYWETELADARERAYGVALARMAEAFYYSRIPIKRFLDIGSGPGYFLDAVSKYLPNSEHIFYAIEKFPPPSEFITKSENYLVGDLSDVNLKFDGGICIEVIEHITPNMLKNLLMNLAKVSNEGAFYIFNTGMPDYVLKEDMGYLDPIRRGHIVSYSLKAIEKLAKGMDFTVFPLIGKSWAFGIEYKTKSTSLENIQDRIWTALPDNLNILCDKDMGSVLRILGLETSRAYR